The proteins below are encoded in one region of Streptomyces cyanogenus:
- the cofD gene encoding 2-phospho-L-lactate transferase: MRIVVLAGGIGGARFLRGLKRAVPDADITVIGNTGDDIHLFGLKVCPDLDTVMYTLGGGINEEQGWGRSDETFHLKEELAAYGVGPEWFGLGDRDFATHIVRTQMLGAGYPLSAVTEALCDRWKPGVRLIPMTDDRVETHVAVELEGERKAIHFQEYWVKLRASVPAEAVVPVGAEQAKPAPGVLEAIAEADVILFPPSNPVVSIGTILAVPGIREAIAEAGVPVIGLSPIVGDAPVRGMADKVLAAVGVESTAAAVAEHYGSGLLDGWLVDTVDADAVERIEADGIRCRAVPLMMTDVDATAQMVREALALAEEVRGA, encoded by the coding sequence ATGCGCATTGTGGTTCTGGCAGGCGGCATCGGCGGTGCCCGTTTCCTGCGCGGTCTGAAGCGGGCCGTGCCGGACGCGGACATCACGGTCATCGGCAACACCGGCGACGACATCCACCTCTTCGGTCTGAAGGTCTGCCCGGACCTGGACACGGTGATGTACACGCTCGGCGGCGGCATCAACGAGGAGCAGGGCTGGGGGCGGTCCGACGAGACCTTCCACCTCAAGGAGGAACTGGCGGCCTACGGCGTCGGCCCGGAGTGGTTCGGGCTGGGCGACCGGGACTTCGCCACGCACATCGTGCGGACGCAGATGCTGGGCGCCGGCTATCCGCTGAGCGCGGTCACCGAGGCGCTGTGCGACCGCTGGAAGCCGGGCGTGCGGCTCATCCCGATGACCGACGACCGCGTCGAGACGCACGTGGCCGTCGAGCTGGAGGGTGAGCGCAAGGCGATCCACTTCCAGGAGTACTGGGTGAAGCTGCGGGCCTCGGTCCCGGCCGAGGCGGTCGTCCCGGTCGGCGCCGAGCAGGCCAAGCCGGCCCCGGGCGTGCTGGAGGCCATCGCGGAGGCGGACGTCATCCTCTTCCCGCCGTCCAACCCGGTCGTGTCCATCGGCACCATCCTCGCCGTGCCCGGCATCCGGGAGGCCATCGCCGAGGCGGGCGTGCCGGTGATCGGCCTCTCCCCGATCGTCGGGGACGCGCCGGTGCGCGGCATGGCCGACAAGGTGCTCGCCGCGGTCGGCGTGGAGTCCACGGCCGCCGCGGTCGCCGAGCACTACGGCTCGGGGCTGCTCGACGGCTGGCTGGTCGACACCGTCGACGCGGACGCCGTCGAGCGGATCGAGGCGGACGGCATCCGCTGCCGGGCCGTACCGCTGATGATGACCGACGTGGACGCGACCGCGCAGATGGTGCGGGAGGCGCTGGCGCTGGCCGAGGAGGTGCGGGGGGCGTGA